A window from Plasmodium gaboni strain SY75 chromosome 9, whole genome shotgun sequence encodes these proteins:
- a CDS encoding hypothetical protein (conserved Plasmodium protein, unknown function), which yields MAKISSWIKKQRGFDKEKIKENYKNEEYVDIDIFSISNKSGDSSTENNSDCNSIIEENTINIEDISKKGDNKMKSNKYNKENENKNNNEHHESEKCSIHKNKYNQSYKCILNIFEDNEQLGNQNKIESNINKQIIAYNKRNIKNNINNILLSKKSHIFHNIKILVPSIGEKDMLNDKCVDKYVDIKQVKEEEEEENIKKEVEEKNINNNINIDINMNDNNYCNCINYNMDNLDGYSISKNLFEDIYSDTSPNKKLINDNIHIEEDYYERDRTSTNYNNILNIYKDDKNKTQKKIENALNNIYINFDVYENKMKKIDRRKKKKKKKKNDINVNVKDMIKYTNNNDIKNDKYYDSNKDEINILIKDIINKKRDILYVKNKLIKDISTIEKNLFMSDFYNDICGCINNLNNMKIKKAFFILQDLFIKKYSCSKRKRKLFLRNIFISEILYRYKIIRKTEIIFNMNNETFCDNYMKYSIISKRLYKNYTFDYIIDLIDVNGKICFMKYISCLNKINHYFKNIKLKSIDILNSSFLENNFSSFESVHSMRSQEFSEDEKEKKKYIYSKNNRKNKSKNKKKIKKNKKTKKSHSICDKCISNVYIDFSHFNLAYEDEDNEVFYYVTKKEYTLLKRSSSSHSYYINKEEMKEEKKKKVVHVEDINITHINIEHEPIKVDHKKYYEEEQYKEINKNKNKNKKNLLYTNKKSHSIEQNEHNMSLDKCDEKSDFNTVIYFYVNLLIPSNFIYIIASLIETTLFKSWIPFYSFPFKFGITDCKLLKERGLIDKMVYTKIAMPWIIRDRYLLMDVWICEDFEYSKGIFLYATNFPRNSEINNNVSFDTDNCIEIDMSIHAFICPKCSEQTYVKCYVEISPNMNFNEFFISFITKVFIKSCITHFIKVCKEFEINEEYNKELQKNIFFYDKLRKAAKENKIY from the exons ATGGCAAAAATATCTAGCTGGATAAAAAAACAAAGGGGATTTGATAAGGAGAAAATAAAAGagaattataaaaatgaagaatatgtagatatagatatatttagCATATCCAACAAATCTGGAGATAGTAGCACAGAAAATAATAGTGATTGTAATAGTATCATAGAAGAGAATACTATCAATATAGAGGATATAAGCAAGAAAGgagataataaaatgaaaagtaataaatataataaagaaaatgaaaataaaaataataatgaacaTCACGAATCGGAGAAGTGTTCTATTCATAAGAATAAATACAACCaatcatataaatgtattttaAACATATTTGAAGATAATGAACAATTAGGgaatcaaaataaaatagaaagtaatataaataaacaaataattgcatataacaaaagaaatataaaaaataatataaataatatactgttatcaaaaaaatcacatatttttcataatattaaaatattagtACCATCAATAGGTGAAAAAGATATGTTGAATGACAAATGTGTAGATAAATATGTAGACATTAAACAAgtaaaagaagaagaagaagaagaaaatataaaaaaagaagttgaagaaaaaaatataaataataatatcaacATAGATATCaatatgaatgataataattattgtAATTGTATCAATTATAATATGGACAATTTAGATGGTTATTCCATTAGTAAGAATTTATTTGAAGATATATATTCAGATACATCACCAAATAAAAAActaataaatgataatatcCACATAGAAGAAGACTATTACGAACGTGATAGGACATCCacaaattataataatatattgaatatttataaggatgataaaaataaaacacAAAAAAAGATAGAAAATGCTCTaaacaatatttatataaattttgatgtgtatgaaaataaaatgaaaaaaatagatagaaggaagaaaaaaaaaaaaaaaaaaaaaaatgatataaatgtaaatgTAAAAGATATGATTAAATATACcaataataatgatataaaaaatgacaaatattatgacagtaataaagatgaaataaatatactaataaaagatattataaataaaaaacgtgatattttatatgtaaagAATAAACtaataaaagatatttCTACAATTGAAAAAAATCTATTCATGTCTGACTTCTACAATGATATTTGTGgatgtataaataatttaaataatatgaaaataaagaaagctttttttattttacaagatttatttataaaaaaatatagttGCAGTAAAAGAAAACGAAAGTTATTcttaagaaatatatttataagtgaaattttatatagatataaaataatcaGAAAAAcagaaataatatttaatatgaaCAATGAAACCTTTTgtgataattatatgaaatattcTATAATATCTAAAAGACtctataaaaattataccTTTGATTATATTATCGATTTAATAGATGTTAATGGtaaaatatgttttatgaaatatataagttgtttaaataaaattaatcattattttaaaaatataaaattaaaatcTATAGATATTCTAAACAGTTCAtttttagaaaataatttttcaaGTTTTGAAAGTGTTCATTCAATGAGAAGTCAAGAATTTAGTGAGGatgaaaaggaaaaaaaaaaatatatatactcaaaaaataatagaaaaaacaaaagtaaaaacaaaaaaaaaataaaaaaaaataaaaaaacgAAAAAAAGTCATAGTATATGTGATAAATGTATATCAAACGTATATATAGACTTTTCTCATTTTAATCTTGCTTATGAGGATGAAGATAATGAAGTTTTTTATTACGTCAcaaaaaaggaatatacTCTATTGAAGAGGAGTAGTTCAAGCcattcttattatataaacaaagAGGAAAtgaaagaagaaaaaaaaaaaaaagttgTGCATGTAGaagatattaatataacacatataaatatagaacATGAACCTATAAAAGTAGAccataaaaaatattatgaagaagaacaatataaagaaataaataaaaataaaaataaaaataaaaaaaatcttttatatacaaataaaaaatcaCATAGTATAGAACAAAATGAACATAATATGTCTTTAGATAAATGTGATGAAAAAAGTGATTTTAATACagttatatatttttatgttaatttattaataccatcaaattttatatatattatagcATCATTGATTGAAACAACATTATTTAAATCTTGGATTCCCTTTTATTCCTTTCCATTCAa ATTTGGCATCACTGATtgtaaattattaaaagaaagAGGTTTAATAGATAAAATGGTATATACTAAAATAGCTATGCCGTGGATAATTAGGGATAg aTATTTATTAATGGATGTATGGATATGTGAAGATTTTGAATACTCAAAGggtatatttttatatgcTACAAATTTCCCAAGAAATAGCgaaataaat AATAATGTCAGTTTTGATACTGATAATTGTATTGAAATTGACATGAGCATCCATGCTTTCATATGTCCTAAATGTTCTGAACAAACTTATGTTAAGTGTTATGTTGAAATATCACCTAACATGAATTTCaatgaattttttatttcatttataacAAA aGTTTTTATTAAAAGTTGCATAACACATTTTATTAAAGTATGTAAAGAATTTGAGATAAATGAAGAGTATAATAAGGAGTTAcagaaaaatattttcttttacGACAAATTGAGAAAAGCAGCAAAGGagaataaaatttattGA